Within the Methanoculleus sp. SDB genome, the region ATCCATGCCCTCTGCGGCCCGCGTCACTAATCCCCTGGTAATGGAGCCGGTCGGGAGGAGCAGGCGCATAGGCTCTCATTAATATTGGAGAGGTGAAAAAAGATATGATCTGATGCTGAAATGCGACCTGCATATCCACACCTCGTTCTCCCGGGACGGGGAGAGCACGGTTGAGGAGGTGCTGGCACAGGCAGCGAGAGTCGGCCTTGATGCCGTTGCGATCACCGACCACGATACCGTGGAGGGCGCCCGCCATGCCCTCACTCTTACCACTCCCGTTACCGTGATCCCCGGCATCGAGGTGTCCACCCGGCAGGGGCATCTGATCGTGCTCGGTGTTTCAGACCCGGTTCCCCCGGGAAGGGATTTCGTGGAGACTGTCAGAATCGCACGGGAGATGGGGGGCGTGCTGGTCCTCCCGCACCCGTACCACCAGTGGAGGCATGGCGTCGCCCTGAAGGTGTCATCTGCAATATCCCTCGTCGATGCGGTGGAAGCGTTTAACAGCAGGTATATCACGGGATCGGCGAACCGGCGGGCGGCACGGGAGGCCCGGCTGGCCAATGTTCCCTGCGTCGGCGGAAGTGACGCCCATAACGCCCGGTTTGTCGGTTTCGGCATCACGCTCGTGGATGCAGACGGGACCGGTGCGGATGCCGTCCTCGCCGCCATCCGGGCCGGAAAGACACTGGCCGGCGGGCATATGACACCGCTCAGGACCTATACGCGGCAGTCGCTGAAGGGTGCGGTTCGCAAAATCAGGAAGCGTGTCCATTTATGAAGCGGCTGGGATTTCAGGTGTCATATTTTGGCGACCATTTTTTCGGATCCCAGATGCAGCCTGACAGGCGTACCGTCGAGGGGGAATTTATCGCCGCCTGCCGGTCACTGGGCCTCTTTGACGACTGGCGCGGCGCTGGATTTGCGTTTGCGGGGCGGACGGACCGGGGGGTGCATGCACGGCGGCAGGTGGCGGCGTTTACGACCGACGAGCCTGAAAGGGCAATTTCAGCCCTCAATTTACTGCTTCCTGCCGATTGCTGGTGTACCGGGTGGGCTCCGGTGCCGGAGATGTTCCATCCCCGTTTCGATGCCCGGCAGCGGACGTACCGGTACTTCTTCCCTGATCCCGATCCCGACATGGCGGCAATGCAGGCGGTTGCGGATGTGTTTGTCGGCACG harbors:
- a CDS encoding histidinol phosphatase, which gives rise to MLKCDLHIHTSFSRDGESTVEEVLAQAARVGLDAVAITDHDTVEGARHALTLTTPVTVIPGIEVSTRQGHLIVLGVSDPVPPGRDFVETVRIAREMGGVLVLPHPYHQWRHGVALKVSSAISLVDAVEAFNSRYITGSANRRAAREARLANVPCVGGSDAHNARFVGFGITLVDADGTGADAVLAAIRAGKTLAGGHMTPLRTYTRQSLKGAVRKIRKRVHL